Genomic DNA from Thermotoga petrophila RKU-1:
GAGGAAATTCTCAAAAAGGCTTTGCTGAACATAGGAAAGGAATCACCGTTCTATTATTACGTTCTTCTCGGTGTCAAGCTGGTACCATCGAAAAACACGAGGAATCTGAAGCTCTCTTTTTCCACAACCGGAGATGTGATGTTGTTGTACAATCCAGAAGCGATAGAAAGAAAACCTCTGAGAATGGTTCAGGCTCTTCTGATACACGAGGTCATGCACATCGTTCTCCAGCACTTTCGAATAAAGCCCAAGGATGAAAGAGACAGAAAGATATGGGATCTTGCCATGGATGCCGCTATAAATCAGTACATCCCGGAACTTGCAGCCTTTGGGATACCGCTCGACGTACTTGTGAAGGAAGGTCACGCGACGGACAACGATACGCTTTTCGTACTGCCACCTGAGTGGATGATGTTCGAAAACGCTGAAGCGTATCATAAATGGATTTTAGAGGAGATGGAAAGACTCGGAAAGTACGATGTGGAAGTGGTGGCGGAGTTTCGGGATAACGTCGACGACCACTCAGGACTGTTCGAGGAAGACGTTCCAGTTGAGATGATCCTCGATCTCACAAAAGACAGAACCAAGAAAGCTTTCAACCTCTTTGGAGATACTCTTCCCTCTGGAGTAAGAAGGGAAGTTTCGCTCTCGCTCGAAAATCCCGAACTGGACTGGAAAACACTCCTCAGGAGGTTCTTCGGTGTTTCGATAAAAGCGGATCGCCACACGACTCCATTGAGGCCAAACAGAAGGTACGATCACCTTCCTGGCTGGAGGAACGAGTACCTTCCCAGAATAGCCGCTGTGGTGGACACCAGCGGAAGTATTGTGGAGAAGGAGCTGAACCAGTTTATTTCCGAACTCGAGAAGATCTCGAACATAGCAGGGGAAGAACTCTGGCTCGTTCAGGTTGACAAGAGTGTTACATCGGCTATGAAGTACAGATCTGGAAAGTGGAAGGATCTGGAGATTGTGGGAGGAGGAAGCACAGATCTTCAGCCAGCGATCGATTACTCAGAAAGGGTCCTCAGGTCAGAGGGAACAGTTGTCTTCACGGATGGTCACACCGACGTTCCGATCGCAAGGAGAAGAATCCTTTTCGTGCTCTCAAGGTATCACAACGAAGAATTTCTCAAGGAAGCGAGAAAGATGTATGGAAGAGATGCGGTGGTGGTCCTTTCATGAAGAGGGAACTGGAACTTCTTCTGAAGGAAACATCGGTACACAATCCTCTTAAAGACTACGAGAGTAAGCTTGACAACGTGCATCTTCACACGTTTGTGCTCAGA
This window encodes:
- a CDS encoding VWA-like domain-containing protein, whose product is MKGEEILKKALLNIGKESPFYYYVLLGVKLVPSKNTRNLKLSFSTTGDVMLLYNPEAIERKPLRMVQALLIHEVMHIVLQHFRIKPKDERDRKIWDLAMDAAINQYIPELAAFGIPLDVLVKEGHATDNDTLFVLPPEWMMFENAEAYHKWILEEMERLGKYDVEVVAEFRDNVDDHSGLFEEDVPVEMILDLTKDRTKKAFNLFGDTLPSGVRREVSLSLENPELDWKTLLRRFFGVSIKADRHTTPLRPNRRYDHLPGWRNEYLPRIAAVVDTSGSIVEKELNQFISELEKISNIAGEELWLVQVDKSVTSAMKYRSGKWKDLEIVGGGSTDLQPAIDYSERVLRSEGTVVFTDGHTDVPIARRRILFVLSRYHNEEFLKEARKMYGRDAVVVLS